ATGGTATAATGATTATACTATTTTAAACATTGGGAGTTGGTTACATGTTGTTCCTAGCCATTATGGGCTTGATTGTTTTTCTATTAGCATTATTTTCCGTGATTTACGCACGTCAAACCGGTGGTGGTTGGAAATTTCTAACACTAATTACGGTCCTCAGCGCCCTGGTCACCATCTACGCGGTCGTTAAATTGCCTTACTGGCCATACAACCAGTCACAGCAATCGACGCGCAAAGCATCATCTAGTACGAGTACTAGCGCTAGTACCAGCAAGTCTAAATCAACGAGCTTGAGTTCCTCACAAGTCGTTTTTAACGAAGCCAACACCAAACGCGCGGCCGCAACGACTAAGTTGAATGAAGAAAATATCCTTAAACAATTACAATCTAACTATCAATCGATTGGCACCGTTGCATTCACCAAGTCAACGAAAACATATACGATTACGCCAACCAATAAAAAGTACGTTAAATCTTTGAAGACGATTAAATCATATCCATCTCAAAATCAAAAAGCAATCACGACGATTACTTCAAATTTCAAATCATTGTCAAAATCGCTCAAGAAAAATCTTGCGGCTGGTTATACCATTCAGTTGCTACAGCCAGATACCACTGACAAGACGCTGTTGAGTGTCAAAGATGGCCAGATCATCACCAACAACTTCAAATAACAAAAGTCACTTGCCTAGCATATTTGCTAGTAACAAGTGACTTTTTCGTTTAAACTTGTCGATCCAAATATTGGCGTTGTTCGTCCTTTTGACCGGTCAATACGAATCGGTGGGGATCATCAGCATAACTGACCGACTGATCATCAGCCCGCCATTGCAGTTGATGACTAAATAAGGTCTCATATTCCACCACACTAACTCGGCGCCGACGAGCCAACCGTTGTGGTAAGCCATGATCTAAGCCGGCCTGATAATCCGGCTGAATAACCCCGGTATAAAATTCACCCTCGGCACCCGAGCCATAACTGAATAATCCGAGTCGGTTCCCTGGTTGTAACTGAGGATCAGTCAGTAACTGCGATAACAAGCTCAAATAGAGTGAACCAGTATACAAGTTACCAACTTGTCGATTTAGCTGACGCGCATGTTCGAAGTGCGTCAACCACTGGGCTTGTTTCTCGGCATCAACTAATGGTAACACGCTTCGAAGCGCTTTAAGTCCCATCTTTGTATATGGCAAATGAAAAACTAAGGCCGTCAGTGTGTCTGGACTAGTTTGAGTCGTTTGCAAGTAATTCTTAAACACATCTTGAAAATAATCAATATAGATATTAGACGAGTATTTGCCGTCAACTAGGGCTTCTGTATGATACAATGGTCGCCAAAAGTCCATCACATCTTCGCTCAGTAGACTTGACTCAGTACCCAGTGCTAATACTTTAGGATCCGCACTAATTAACATAGCAACCGCCCCACCACCTTGAGTTGGCTCGCCCGGTGTGTTCAATCCGTAGCGTGCCACGTCACTACCAATGACCAGCGCCTTTTTATCTGGATGAACACGCACGTGATCTTGGGCCAGTTGGACACCAGCCGTCGCCGCATAGCAGGCTTCTTTCATTTCAATTGTTCGAACCCGCTGGCTCAAACCGAGCAACTTAGCGACGTAAATCGCACTCGCTTTGGAATTGTCGATCCCCGACTCGGTACCGACGACTAATAAATCAATAGCCGCAATGTCAGTCGCTGTCAGCATCGGTGCGGCAGCATTAGCAGCTAACGTCACTGCATCCTGACTCGGCGGAATCACCGCCATTTTAGACTGACCAATACCAATCAAATACTTATCAGGTTCTGCCTGGCGAGCTGTCGCCAGTTCCGCCATGTCTACGTATAAATGTGAAGTTGCAAAATGCAACTTGTCGATTCCAACTTTCACGTTTTTTCCTCCAATTTGTTAATGACAATAAGGGATTAATATGCACGTCCGCGTGGCCCTAAGTAATGAAAATCAGGGTCAGTTCCGACCCGATAGCAGCTGAAAGCCCGACTAATTTCATTATGAAAAGTCACAACAATTGCCGGTGTCGCCCAAGTAGACGCCGCCCAAAAAACGGTGTCATCAAACGCCCGGTTGTCATTCGGGTAGCGGTGATAGCCTTGTACATTGTCCCAAATGGTGCCGTGCGTATTCAACCAATCTTCAGCAAGTCCGGCGTCCACCTGCATCATCACGTCTTGATTATCAGCAATCAAACTACTTAGTTTTTGCCAATCGAGTTGCCAATCATGAATATGGGGAT
This Lactiplantibacillus plantarum DNA region includes the following protein-coding sequences:
- a CDS encoding hydroxymethylglutaryl-CoA synthase, which translates into the protein MKVGIDKLHFATSHLYVDMAELATARQAEPDKYLIGIGQSKMAVIPPSQDAVTLAANAAAPMLTATDIAAIDLLVVGTESGIDNSKASAIYVAKLLGLSQRVRTIEMKEACYAATAGVQLAQDHVRVHPDKKALVIGSDVARYGLNTPGEPTQGGGAVAMLISADPKVLALGTESSLLSEDVMDFWRPLYHTEALVDGKYSSNIYIDYFQDVFKNYLQTTQTSPDTLTALVFHLPYTKMGLKALRSVLPLVDAEKQAQWLTHFEHARQLNRQVGNLYTGSLYLSLLSQLLTDPQLQPGNRLGLFSYGSGAEGEFYTGVIQPDYQAGLDHGLPQRLARRRRVSVVEYETLFSHQLQWRADDQSVSYADDPHRFVLTGQKDEQRQYLDRQV